From Dioscorea cayenensis subsp. rotundata cultivar TDr96_F1 chromosome 13, TDr96_F1_v2_PseudoChromosome.rev07_lg8_w22 25.fasta, whole genome shotgun sequence, the proteins below share one genomic window:
- the LOC120274538 gene encoding LOW QUALITY PROTEIN: glycosyltransferase BC10-like (The sequence of the model RefSeq protein was modified relative to this genomic sequence to represent the inferred CDS: deleted 1 base in 1 codon), with translation MTESKTSLGSIENNKDSIQKAKGKLLPLTIVKIVLVFLALGLGFSIVSMSMARYFWDKSLAMQSITRFQPCIGEETSLEKWIRPPLNLMHKMTDEQLFWRASLVPKVHNFPFKRVPKVAFMFLTRGPLPFLPLWDKFFKEQPHTLYSIYVHTLPSYKPDYPSSSVFHNRQIPSQVAEWGKMSMCDAERRLLANALLDLSNERFVLVSESCVPIVNFSTIYKYFVKSQHSFVGSFDEHSPHGRGRYNWNMAPEVEADQWRKGAQWFEVNRELAVTIVEDHKYYPKFEKFCKPSCYVDEHYFPTMLSIETPALIANRTVTFVDWSRGGAHPATFGKHDITEGFLRKITQGHSCLYNHQNTSLCFLFARKFAPNTLEPLMNLAPMIFGYG, from the exons aTGACAGAAAGCaagacatccttgggatctatAGAGAATAATAAAGATTCAATCCAAAAGGCTAAAGGAAAGCTTCTCCCATTGACAATAGTTAAGATAGTTTTAGTTTTCTTAGCTTTGGGTCTTGGTTTCTCAATAGTGAGTATGAGCATGGCCAGGTACTTCTGGGACAAGAGCCTGGCCATGCAATCCATAACCAGGTTCCAACCCTGCATCGGAGAAGAAACCAGTCTGGAAAAGTGGATTAGACCTCCTCTGAATTTGATGCACAAGATGACAGATGAGCAGCTTTTCTGGCGTGCA AGTTTGGTCCCAAAGGTACATAACTTTCCCTTCAAAAGAGTCCCCAAGGTTGCCTTCATGTTCTTAACCAGAGGTCCTTTGCCTTTCCTTCCTCTCTGGGATAAGTTCTTCAAAGAACAACCACATACTCTTTACTCAATCTACGTTCATACTCTCCCTTCCTACAAACCTGATTACCCTTCCTCTTCTGTGTTTCACAACCGCCAAATTCCAAGTCAG GTTGCTGAGTGGGGGAAGATGAGCATGTGTGATGCTGAGAGACGTTTGCTAGCAAACGCACTGCTTGATCTCTCCAATGAACGTTTTGTACTGGTCTCTGAATCTTGTGTCCCAATAGTAAACTTCAGCACCATCTACAAATACTTTGTGAAATCTCAACATAGTTTTGTTGGATCATTTGATGAACATAGTCCACATGGAAGAGGTAGGTACAATTGGAACATGGCACCAGAGGTTGAGGCAGACCAATGGCGCAAAGGTGCTCAATGGTTTGAAGTGAACCGTGAGTTAGCTGTTACTATAGTTGAAGACCATAAGTACTACCCAAAGTTTGAGAAGTTTTGCAAACCATCTTGTTATGTGGATGAACATTACTTCCCAACAATGCTAAGCATTGAAACACCAGCTTTGATTGCTAACAGGACTGTAACGTTTGTGGATTGGTCTAGAGGTGGTGCACACCCGGCAACGTTTGGAAAGCATGACATAACTGAAGGTTTTCTTAGGAAAATCACACAAGGACATTCTTGTCTTTATAATCATCAGAATACAAGTCTTTGTTTTCTGTTTGCCAGGAAATTTGCTCCTAATACTCTTGAGCCTTTGATGAATTTGGCTCCCATGATTTTTGGATATGGTTAA